In the Deinococcus ficus genome, one interval contains:
- the argH gene encoding argininosuccinate lyase: protein MTDSRQAGDRKLWGGRFAEATDGLVELFNASVGFDQRLAEQDIRGSLAHVAMLGRQGILTEDEVAEITAGLHGVLADIRAGTFEWRLDREDVHMNVEAALRDRIGPVAGKLHTARSRNDQVAVDFRLFTKEAALDLAGKTRELRAVMLAEAEKHLETEVILPGYTHLQVAQPILLSHWFMAYVAMLERDEGRFRDAAERMDESPLGSSALAGTPWPLDRHATARELGFARPTANSLDGVGSRDFALEFLSACAILAAHLSRLSEELILYSTFEFGFITLPDSHTTGSSIMPQKKNPDVSELARGKAGRVFGNLMGLLTVVKGTPLAYNKDLQEDKEGVFDSYDTLSIVLRLYAEMMPKTVWHADVTRAAAARGYSTATDVADFLARQGVPFREAHEVVGGLVGLASRTSRQLWDLTDEELRAAHPLLNAGVAQQLTVQESVRSRQSFGGTAPDRVREAIVNAKQALNP from the coding sequence GTGACAGACAGCAGGCAGGCAGGCGACAGGAAGCTCTGGGGCGGGCGCTTCGCGGAAGCGACCGACGGGCTGGTGGAACTCTTCAACGCGTCGGTGGGCTTCGATCAGCGCCTCGCGGAGCAGGACATCCGGGGCTCGCTGGCCCACGTGGCGATGCTGGGCCGGCAGGGCATCCTGACCGAGGATGAGGTGGCTGAGATCACGGCCGGGCTGCACGGCGTCCTGGCGGACATCCGCGCCGGGACCTTCGAGTGGCGCCTGGACCGCGAGGACGTCCACATGAACGTGGAGGCCGCCCTGCGCGACCGGATCGGGCCGGTGGCCGGCAAGCTGCACACCGCCCGGTCGCGCAACGACCAGGTCGCGGTGGACTTCCGGCTGTTCACGAAGGAAGCCGCGCTGGACCTGGCCGGCAAGACCCGCGAGCTGCGGGCCGTGATGCTGGCCGAGGCGGAAAAGCACCTGGAAACGGAAGTGATCCTGCCCGGGTACACGCACCTTCAGGTGGCGCAGCCGATCCTGCTGTCGCACTGGTTCATGGCGTACGTGGCGATGCTGGAACGCGACGAGGGCCGCTTCCGCGACGCGGCCGAGCGCATGGACGAGAGCCCGCTGGGGTCCTCGGCGCTGGCGGGCACGCCCTGGCCGCTGGACCGCCACGCGACCGCGCGGGAACTGGGCTTCGCGCGGCCCACCGCGAACAGCCTGGACGGCGTGGGCAGCCGCGACTTCGCGCTGGAGTTCCTGTCCGCCTGCGCGATTCTCGCGGCGCACCTCTCGCGCCTGAGCGAGGAACTGATTCTGTACTCCACCTTCGAGTTCGGCTTCATCACCCTGCCGGATTCGCACACCACGGGCAGCAGCATCATGCCGCAGAAGAAGAACCCGGACGTCAGCGAACTGGCGCGTGGGAAGGCCGGGCGGGTGTTCGGGAACCTGATGGGCCTCCTGACGGTCGTGAAGGGCACGCCGCTCGCGTACAACAAGGATCTGCAGGAGGACAAGGAGGGCGTGTTCGACAGTTACGACACCCTGTCCATCGTGCTGCGCCTGTACGCCGAGATGATGCCCAAGACCGTGTGGCACGCCGACGTGACCCGCGCCGCGGCCGCCCGGGGGTACAGCACCGCCACGGACGTCGCGGACTTCCTGGCGCGGCAGGGCGTGCCGTTCCGCGAGGCGCACGAGGTCGTGGGCGGTCTGGTGGGGCTCGCCAGCCGCACCAGCCGCCAGCTGTGGGACCTGACCGACGAGGAACTGCGCGCCGCGCACCCCCTGCTGAATGCCGGGGTGGCGCAGCAGCTGACCGTGCAGGAAAGCGTGCGCAGCCGCCAGAGCTTCGGGGGCACCGCGCCCGACCGCGTGCGCGAGGCCATCGTGAACGCGAAGCAGGCCCTGAATCCGTGA